Part of the Pseudomonas baltica genome is shown below.
ACTAGTATCGCGTTGACGTCGCGCTGATACTTTTCTGATCACGCCGGTTCGGGGAAGTGCGGCTCGCCGGTCATGCGTTGCGCGCCAGCGAAATACGCCCCGGCCATCTGGATAAACGGCGCCACCGCCGGGTTGTCGTTGTCCTGGCGCGAGACCATGTAGATCTGCGCCATTGGGTCGGCATCGCGCAGGCGGCGAAATTGCAGCTGGCCGGGGTATAGATGACGGGCCGCAGCGGGGACGATGGCGACCCCCAGGCCCGCGCGCACCAGCCCCAGGATCGAGTGCGTCTGGCCCAGGTAGTAGCGGTAGCGCGGGCTGACCCCGGCCATGGCGAACAGGCCGGCGATGCAGTCATGGAAATAACGGCCTTCGTCTGGCGAATACATCACGAAAGGCTGTTCATCGAGGTCCGCAATCGCGATCGTGGCATGCGCCGCCAATGGATGCTCGTTGGCCATGACCACCAGCAGCGGTTCCTGGCTGATGAGTTGATAATGGAAGTCCGCTGCGGAGCTGGACCAGCGCACAAAACCGATGTCCAGCATGTTCGCCTCCAGCGCCTGGATCTGCGCCCCGGAGACCATCTCGCGCAAGTCCACACGCACATCCGGCAGCGCGGTATCCGCGCACTCCAGCAAGCCGGGGATCATGCGGTAGCTGCTGACGGCGGTGAAGCCCAGCAGCAACTGGCCGACCTCGCCGCGCTCCAGGCGCCGCGCGCTGTCGGCGGCCTGCTCGGTATAGGCCAGTACGTGGCGGGCATCGCGCAAAAAGTGCTGCCCGGCAATGGTCAGCTTGACCCTGCGATTGCTGCGCTCGAGCAAGGTCACCCCTAGCGAACGCTCGAGCAGTTGGATCTGCCGGCTGAGGGGCGGTTGGGTCATGAACAGGCGGCGCGCGGCGCGACCGAAATGCAACTCGTCGGCGACCATCACGAAGCAACGCAGTTGATGAAGTTCCATGATTCAATTCTTGTATTGATCGATTCAGTGTCTATGTTAGACGCGCATCACCACTTTTCCTACTCTGGCTGCAATCTGCGGGCTTTACGCGCCCGCAGTCATAACAACACAGCCCTCCATGCAGGGGGCCGGAGAGCCCTATGAATGCCAAGACCGCTTCCCTGGCGGTGCCGATCGCCGAGGCCAAGGTGGGCCGCCGCCGCTTCGTCATCCTCTCGCTGATCTTTATCGTCACCGTCCTCAACTACGCCGACCGCGCCACCATGTCGATCGCCGGTACCGGCGTGATCAAGGACCTGGGGCTCGATCCGATCATGCTCGGGATGATCTTTTCGGCGTTTGCCTGGGCCTATGCGCTGGGGCAGATCCCTGGCGGTTGGCTGCTGGACAAATTCGGCGCCCGGCGCGTGTATGGCTGCAGCTTGGCACTATGGTCCGTGTTCACGATGCTGCAAGGCACCGTCGGCTGGATCGGGCTGGTCGGCTCCACGGCGGCCATCACCTTGTTCGGCATGCGCTTCATGCTCGGGCTGGTAGAGTCGCCGGCGTTCCCGGCCAACAACCGTATCGTCTCGTGCTGGTTCCCGACCAGCGAGCGCGGTACCGCGTCGGCGTTGTTCAACTCGGCGCAGTACATGGCGGTGGTGGTGTTCGCGCCGCTGATGGCATGGTTGACCCACACCTTGGGCTGGGAGCACGTGTTCCTGTGGATGGGTGTGCTGGGCCTGGTGGCCACGGTGTTCTGGTTCGTGCTGTACCGCGAACCGCTGAGCGATCCGCACCTGCGCGAGTCGGAACTGGCCTATATGCGTGAAGGCGGCGCGCTGGTGGACCTGGAGGCCAATCGCAAGGCGATCAAGCCCAAACTCAAAGCCGCTGAAGTCATGCAGCTGTTCAACAACCGCACCCTGTGGGCGATTTATCTGGGGCAGTACTGCATCACCGCGTTGACGTACTTTTTCATCACCTGGTTTCCCATTTACCTGATCAAAGGCCGCGGCATGACCATCATGGAGGCCGGCTGGGTGGCGGCGTTGCCGGCGATCTGCGGGTTTTCCGGTGGCGTGCTCGGCGGCGTAGTGTCCGACTACCTGATTCGCCGGGGCATGCATCCGTCACGGGCACGCAAGACGCCCTTCGTCTTCGGCATGGCGCTGGCGAGCAGCCTGGTGTCGGCCAACTACGTCGACGCCAACTGGATGGTCATCGCCTTGA
Proteins encoded:
- a CDS encoding LysR family transcriptional regulator, producing the protein MELHQLRCFVMVADELHFGRAARRLFMTQPPLSRQIQLLERSLGVTLLERSNRRVKLTIAGQHFLRDARHVLAYTEQAADSARRLERGEVGQLLLGFTAVSSYRMIPGLLECADTALPDVRVDLREMVSGAQIQALEANMLDIGFVRWSSSAADFHYQLISQEPLLVVMANEHPLAAHATIAIADLDEQPFVMYSPDEGRYFHDCIAGLFAMAGVSPRYRYYLGQTHSILGLVRAGLGVAIVPAAARHLYPGQLQFRRLRDADPMAQIYMVSRQDNDNPAVAPFIQMAGAYFAGAQRMTGEPHFPEPA
- a CDS encoding MFS transporter yields the protein MNAKTASLAVPIAEAKVGRRRFVILSLIFIVTVLNYADRATMSIAGTGVIKDLGLDPIMLGMIFSAFAWAYALGQIPGGWLLDKFGARRVYGCSLALWSVFTMLQGTVGWIGLVGSTAAITLFGMRFMLGLVESPAFPANNRIVSCWFPTSERGTASALFNSAQYMAVVVFAPLMAWLTHTLGWEHVFLWMGVLGLVATVFWFVLYREPLSDPHLRESELAYMREGGALVDLEANRKAIKPKLKAAEVMQLFNNRTLWAIYLGQYCITALTYFFITWFPIYLIKGRGMTIMEAGWVAALPAICGFSGGVLGGVVSDYLIRRGMHPSRARKTPFVFGMALASSLVSANYVDANWMVIALMALAFFGKGLAAVGWAVLSDTAPKGMVGLSGGVFNGIGNIAGIVTPVVIGFFVAATGSFNSALWFVAAHGLIGIFAYVVLAGRFERVEIAPAADGPKVASAT